The Oryzias melastigma strain HK-1 unplaced genomic scaffold, ASM292280v2 sc00581, whole genome shotgun sequence genome includes a region encoding these proteins:
- the LOC112142191 gene encoding thioredoxin, translating into MICEVIKLEAFQKMLQESGDKLVVVNFTATWCVPCRTIFPVFVDLSEQPDNKNVVFLKVDVDRAPEITKACGVLCTPLFQFYKAGDKGEFTGADADQLNKLLTEWRNK; encoded by the exons ATGATCTGTGAAGTAATCAAGCTT GAAGCATTCCAGAAAATGCTGCAAGAGTCCGGTGACAAGCTGGTGGTTGTGAACTTCACAGCAACATGGTGTGTCCCCTGCAGGACCATTTTTCCGGTGTTTGTT GACTTGTCAGAACAACCAGACAACAAGAATGTGGTTTTCCTGAAGGTGGATGTGGACAGGGCTCCA GAAATTACTAAGGCTTGTGGTGTTCTTTGCACACCTTTATTCCAGTTCTACAAGGCGGGTGATAAG GGGGAGTTCACCGGTGCCGATGCCGATCAACTGAACAAACTGCTGACAGAatggagaaataaataa